TTTGAATGATGTTCTGAAAGTCACCTACTactgtaaaaaataaagtaatggTTTTTTTAAGCATCTAAAGTCCAATTTGTAAGAATTTAATTTATAGCATAGTTAATTATTATAGTTACGGATCGTCCATTTGAAAATAGCGTTATTTTCTGTAGTTGAAATGTTGAAACCGAAAGATTGAAACTTATGtaacaaacatttaaacttgtaaataaaacaataccaaaagagggacgaaagataccaaagggacagtcaaaaacaaattatatcacagCTACTCCCCTTATTGGAGaacatcattttgttttcaaactgAAACCGAAAGATTGAAACTTATGtaacaaacatttaaacttgtaaataaaacaataccaaaagagggacgaaagataccaaagggacagtcaaaaacaaattatatcacagCTACTCCCCTTATTGGAGaacatcattttgttttcaaactaTTGTACGGTATTAATGTCAATGAatgttatacttttaaaatatgtatttattgcCATAAACAGTCCGTTACtatgaatgattttatttttttctcttttataatTCTGTATTGcttttatataattacaagTTGAACCCTAAATATTAATGTGCTGTAAAAAATGATGAATGTATATATTCTATGATACgaaatatttatgaacaaagatattattatatattgatcaatattttgttttaattgacattTGGGATTATacaagattataattttttcaaatgatattgTTTTCACTGTCATTTCTGTATGATTTAcaatcactgggtcgatgccactgctgatggatTTTAATACCCCGAGGGTATCCACTGTGATGACTTCAGTTACTTagtatcattgatatgttcaattataaattgactattaacaaactttgaacttttctacctcaggaatagggtaccttagctgtatttttcaaacttgtaggatcttttggtcctcaatggtCTTCAGTTTCGTACTTTATTGgccttttaaactatttttgattcgagcgtcactgataagtcttttgtagacgaaatgggCGACTGGTATAAACAAAACATCTCAATCTTGGTATCAATTATGAGTATATCTACAAACAGCTTTGTattagataaaggcaacagtagtataccgctgttcaaaactcataaatccagggacaaaaaccaaaatcggggtatcaaactaaaactgagggaaacgcattaaatataagaggagaacaacgacacaccATTTAAATTAAGCCGGGGGATACATTCTATTATTGAGTATACGGGGATGTGCCAAAAAGATGGGTAATAATTTTCTGAGATTTTATAAAGcaattacttttcttttttaaaatgacattctATATCAAAATGCGTTTACGTTTGATACCTGTATATTGATTGGGGGCATGATCTACATATCATATGTAAATACGCTATTGGAAATCTCACATATATGATCACCAACCGATGTCAATTCATATGCATATGTCTGTAAAAACTTATGGGTAgctttgtttataaattattagTGAAGATATAGATTTAGTTGAcgcatattttgaatattgcaTATGGGTATAGATGCGTGCTTTCTTAAATATCTATATCACTATATTTACTGAATTTCAGGGAATGCTATATAGAAATCAGTACGTTTTTTAGGCAAACATGGAACATTCCTATAAAAAAGTCAACGTAACCTCCGGGAGCATTATGATATCTATAGGAAAGCGACTTTAAGAATGCACAGGTGCACGTAAAAAGGACGTTGTAAaggtaaaaatttcaaagtagCGATAAATCAGTCAACACTTCAAGGTGTCTCTTAAACGTTATAGTGGTTCgaactgaaatatatattagttttcatataaaatggataaagaaaatcaaaagtaGCTGCTCTTTAGATTTGCATTAATGGGATCCAGACGCATCGCATGCCATGTGGTCTGGAGACATGCATCATACTCATATCTAGGTGAAAAGACAAATTGTAAAAGTAATTCGGttcttttgacaaattttatgctaattgaatttatatttgttttaaaattacaattcGATAAGTTTGCATTAAATAAATTGGTGCCTTTATGTCGATAATTAATACAACGAATATGTCgtaataatattataaagtgttttatttgataaaaacgtAAACTGATAATATGAGACAATGTCTTATAAGCCTTGAATTTTCGTAACAACTATATAAAAAGGGATTGTGCTGCAATACACTCAGTTGTATGAAAACAATTATTGCAATAATGATCCGCATGTTGTACATGAACAATGGTTTAGCTTGAATGCACAATTTTCCTTTGTCTGCATACCTTAAACGATGCAAAAAGAAACTTGAAAAGGAAAACTATTGGAATAACAAAAGTAATGAAAAAAGGTTTACACGTACAAAGGTTATGCATGGTTCACTATCCATTCGGTCGACGCTAGTACCATAATACCTTATCAAAAGAACCAAAGTCGAAGCTTTTGCCAAGCCATTTGAACATCTTCCTTCTCACTCGGCCATTGAATTAAAAGTACATCTTTCCAAATAGTCGAAAACTCCATCGGAACAGTGTCCAAAGGGATATCTCTTGTAATAACAACAATCTTCTGCAGATTTTTAGAAAACTTTTCATACTTTGCGCGCTCAATTTCAAATCGAGTCcattcattttttacaattgaCGGCGTTACTAGAAATATGATGTGTCTACATCTATTTATTGACGTGGCTCTTTCATTAGCAATTGATTCGCCTACAATGAAATCTCTATCTTCAAAGCAAACTTTGAACCCCCAGTCGTTCTCTACTTTCTCTTGCAAATCTTTCACGAAAGAAACACAGTCATCTGAATATGAAACATAAACGTCATAATCAAAATTCAGCTCAAGACCTTTCTCGGCAAATCTCCGGAAATTtcggaagaaaaaaaacattatcctCCATCTGAAATTGTATAATATAGCAGAACAAAGCACACTCGATAGAACAGAAACCAATAATGAAATGCCTACTTTTATCCAGACAGTAGTATCACAGTCAACGAAATAAGGATGAAAGTCTTCAGCGACAGTTCTTGTATAGTTGATACTGTTTCTCGAAGAAACCCAACACGAGTAATTACCATTGTTATCTAACGTTACGTCAGTTGTCAAAATCCAACGTAGAAGTGTAATCGATTCACATGAACATATAAACGGGTTAGTATTTAGATGTAATTGAAAGGTTCCATGTTCTTTGTGCTGGGAAGATATCCAATCTAGTATATTCTTTCCAATTGTTGTTAATTGATTATGCGATAAATCGAGTTCGACAATGCTATAAAACGTAGTTACAACATCTGGAACAGTCTCAAACAAATTATGCGATAGATTGAGCCGTTTAAGATTATGAAGTTGTCCAAACGATTTTGTTTCGATTTTCCAGAtataattatatgatatatcCAAATTCATTATATTTGGACAAAAACTGAATATTGATGAATTAGTTTGTAAAACATTGAACAAGTTTGTTTCTTTCAAGATAATTGTTTTCAGATGAATGAACGTCGGAATTTTTCTGTCTCCAATAGTTAATACAGAACTGATTCCTGATAAATCCAAATACTCCAAACTATTAGATCCTTCAAAAGTCAAAAGTGGGAATATATTTGTTTCGAAGTAAGATATTTCAAGGTGACGAAGGGAGCTGTTTATGGTTTTTATTTCCCGAAAGGCATTTTTAGCCATAAGAtgcgttattctcaaaaatagGATTTGACTCGGAACTGTCACTGCAATTGGTATAACCCTTCTCCCCCATTTTCCTTTCACTTGTTCAACACTTGTATAGTTGTCTTTCGTTACTACGTCAAGGAAAATTGGATTTTTGAAACGTAaaggaaaatatgaaaaatcgattattttaatgttagtCATCGTGtatacaaatttaaagaaataaccAGCCCAGTTATCCAAACTAAATCTATTAGCAGATAACATAACGTTTTCAAAGCACTCTGGATGTTTAAACAGGACTAACGATTTGTTTTTAACTAATATAATGTCATTGTCAGAGAGGTCTAATgtttttatacaaatagttGATATATAACTCATCATCTCCGGTGTAAGAATAACCGAATCTAAGCCTTGTTTAGACTCAGCATGAGATATTCCGCGAAACAGCAGCGCATCCATTGATTTTTTCTGGAACGGGTGTAATATGTTTAGGGCCTGTGCTAAGTGAATATTGCTGTTAGTAAGATTGAGCAATTTTAGACGTGGAAATGGAACTAAAACACCACTTTCAATGACAACAAAGTCTTTACACGTTGTCATGTGGAATTCCCGTATATTTACCGGCATTTCTGAAAATGTGTTATTGTATAAATGGGTAACGTGACAATAATCAAGTTTCAATACTTGTAAATTGTGCAGTTTCTTAAACTGATGTCCAAACGTTGCATTTAAAACTAGATCGATGCTCAGCTCACGCAAGTTACTAAGTCTGCCGACGGGAATTTTGTACGGGTTATAATTTatagttttcatatttctaCTTATGTCTAAAACTGATAAACTCTGTAGAGATTCAAATACTTCATGGTGATACGACTGAGAAACAGACAGATTATTTCTAGACAAAGACAAATGCTTCAATAGTGATAATCCATGAAAGGCCTTATGATGCAACATGTTGATTGAGTTATGATCAATTATGATATCTTCTAGAtacttatatctataaaatccGTTGGAATCCAGCCTGCTCAATCTATTAAAACTTAAATCCAATTTCATTATATCGGGTGGTAAATTTGTTGGAACCGATGTAAGTCCTTGGTATCTACATAAAGCCGCCTTATGGCCGAACAAATTAAGAGTAATATTGCATTTTGCAAACACAGTTATATATGGACAAACACATGTAAAACACAAAACCATGAAGGTGAACATATCAtccatttatcaaaaaatacgataaaaattataatccaAAGTTAAAATACTTCCTAGTATGAATATAAAGgttcttactacacaataattTTGGCCACTAAATTAGACTCAActaaaatatgcattttgccGTGCAGACAGACTGGAGCCagcatttaataaaatttgcaaTTCAGTACAATACAATAATctcatatatacatatgcatACATCATATATAATAGTATTTATACTAAGTAATTTAACACAAAACTTTGTGAACCAAAAAATATACTTCCGGCAACAATAGTAATAAATATCTATTAACTTCCAATAacattcaaatgataaatatcgtattatgAATACCCGTCATAAACAGACACTCGCCGCCCAGgaaaaaacaacttaaaaagTTTGGAAACCTGCGCACGGAGCAATGCAAGAACCGTTTCTGGGTAATGATGCCGTACTccatcatgatcatgattatataaaaacacaattttttattcaaaaaaggAAGTTTTAACTATACGATGTCTACGGCTAGAATGACCACCTAGACAATTTGTTCACGAACCCgcgaaaaacaaattaacataacaaaacattAGGTCACCTGACCTATCGAATCATACATCATTGACccatacaaaatattatagaaaCTTTAAGACAGTATTTTTCCGCTATACTGCGAAAcgctgaaaaatatatttacctcTTGAAACTCACATTACCAGAACCATGATCTGGAAACACAATCTAGAACGTCGATCACGTGATTAATCGTGCGATCTTTATTCTAAACTAGTTTTGAATGATCACATTTTAGAATGATTAAATACCGATTTGTTTACAAGTTCATTTACGAATAATAGAAGGATTGTTTTACTTATCATGCGGTGCAATAGTTCTGCAAGATATATTGACTTGCAGTttcttatacattttgaaaataaaggttTGTAAGAAAATGACATACATTGTGCTATGTAATTTGTCATCTTTGGACCACTTAAAAATGTTTGCACTCTTTATTACGACCTGACGGGGTTATTTATACATAACAGACAGCCAGATGAATGTCTATATTTGCATCTAGggtttaatttattatttaataaacaaCATCTAATAAATTCTTTGCCAGTGTAGCTtcggtttttgtttttattattttacctaCTATTTTTCTTTAACACAAACATGGTGCTACTAAAATTAAAAGGACACAAGAAACCAAGGGGGATACAAAAAAACAGAAGTCGAATATAACAGCTgctagattgattgattgagtgttGCTTGTTTAACGTTTAATTATCATGTATATGCAGATTCATaagaaatttacaattaaaacaataggtAGGTTCTGTAATATAGATTTGGTCGGTATAATGggtataaaatttagaatgctACTGAACAATGATgctatatatgatatatacaaaaaaaaatatttgaacatgCTTACATGGCTTCTCACAACAGTATTAAGGTCCTATGTAGTTAAACAAGCTAAATCTATGTGTACCTAAGCGCGGTTAGAATACAactgataaaaagaaaagaaaaacagcagtcatttcaaatttcatcgtGTGATTTTTATCGTATCCAGATCATTCAGAAAGCATTAAAGTGTTACAATTGAAGCAATACCATTTCTATTGTATACTATTATAAATACACTCCATAAGGAAACAATCATTTTCATAATCTATAatccttttttatatgtttattgtgtttGTATTCGTACCTGAACAACAATATACACTTTTACCAGCCTTAAAAGGCAAAACATACTCATCAGCGAACATATAGTCAACATGGCAAAATTTGGTTTCATGTACGTGTACAAATTGGCAAtacgtttctcgtttttcttcTCACGATAAAATAGAAACAGGATTGttaaaaaacttgaaatcaagatgataattttgttataattaagCACTATCACACCAGAACTTCTCTGGGAAATATGATTTATTCTGCCGGAAGAACCTTACAAAATAGGTGATTTCATACCTAATTTTACGGTCATTTATCTATAAGTACATAAACATAATTTGTTGTTCTGCATTGTAGGGCATTGCCTATTATCATGTACtgtatattaaaagaaataagaagatgatgagtgcaaatgagacaactcttcgtCATAAAGTgtaaaacgaaaacaaatattggtCAACGGCATTCAACCCGGAGCATGGATTCACACCGAacagaaagctataaagggtccaaAAATGGCTAGTGTAAATAAAAACGAAACCTGTGTATGGAATCTATTCTCTGAAAGTTATTCAACAATATTGGAGTGGAGTAAAACATAGTAAGAGAAAACCTTCGGATTGATACATAACACAATATTTGACTGTTTAcctattatatctgtttgttttccTCACACTTTGTTGTCGATATTATGGAATgctatgcgactgtcatataaatTAATGGCTTAGtttgctataaaaccaggtttatccCACCATTGTTTACATAGAGAAAAGCCTTTATCAAGTCAGCAATAGgacagttgttttctattcgtTTGACGAGATTGAGCTTTTGATaatgccatttgattaaggactttccgtttaaaatttcattgcatAATGGCATGGATTCACCTGCATGGATTACCTTGGATATTAgtgtaa
Above is a window of Mytilus trossulus isolate FHL-02 chromosome 4, PNRI_Mtr1.1.1.hap1, whole genome shotgun sequence DNA encoding:
- the LOC134716304 gene encoding toll-like receptor Tollo, whose product is MDDMFTFMVLCFTCVCPYITVFAKCNITLNLFGHKAALCRYQGLTSVPTNLPPDIMKLDLSFNRLSRLDSNGFYRYKYLEDIIIDHNSINMLHHKAFHGLSLLKHLSLSRNNLSVSQSYHHEVFESLQSLSVLDISRNMKTINYNPYKIPVGRLSNLRELSIDLVLNATFGHQFKKLHNLQVLKLDYCHVTHLYNNTFSEMPVNIREFHMTTCKDFVVIESGVLVPFPRLKLLNLTNSNIHLAQALNILHPFQKKSMDALLFRGISHAESKQGLDSVILTPEMMSYISTICIKTLDLSDNDIILVKNKSLVLFKHPECFENVMLSANRFSLDNWAGYFFKFVYTMTNIKIIDFSYFPLRFKNPIFLDVVTKDNYTSVEQVKGKWGRRVIPIAVTVPSQILFLRITHLMAKNAFREIKTINSSLRHLEISYFETNIFPLLTFEGSNSLEYLDLSGISSVLTIGDRKIPTFIHLKTIILKETNLFNVLQTNSSIFSFCPNIMNLDISYNYIWKIETKSFGQLHNLKRLNLSHNLFETVPDVVTTFYSIVELDLSHNQLTTIGKNILDWISSQHKEHGTFQLHLNTNPFICSCESITLLRWILTTDVTLDNNGNYSCWVSSRNSINYTRTVAEDFHPYFVDCDTTVWIKVGISLLVSVLSSVLCSAILYNFRWRIMFFFFRNFRRFAEKGLELNFDYDVYVSYSDDCVSFVKDLQEKVENDWGFKVCFEDRDFIVGESIANERATSINRCRHIIFLVTPSIVKNEWTRFEIERAKYEKFSKNLQKIVVITRDIPLDTVPMEFSTIWKDVLLIQWPSEKEDVQMAWQKLRLWFF